One stretch of Cedecea neteri DNA includes these proteins:
- a CDS encoding helix-turn-helix transcriptional regulator — MLITQPELRPGPLDDSRKMLALFLRTRRESLDPQRLGLPRSGRRRTPGLRREEVALLADIGVTWYTWLEQGREVNPSSSAMAAIATALQCSPAETRHLFILAGLPPSEAPAAAQCEGLSPAARRMLDALMPNPASIQKPNFDILGYNSHFCQLMGVNLDNEPPEHRNCIYQYLTNETWRSRVDCNEDVLPKFVGWFRAGITEHRGDPRWEALLESFFVASPAFKTLWEQRYEIRNIENHIKQYTHPQIGTFGMQQVNWYSAPRDGSRLLVYLPIDEPGERALRLFSQSSGA, encoded by the coding sequence ATGCTCATCACTCAGCCCGAGCTACGCCCCGGCCCGCTGGACGACAGCCGTAAAATGCTGGCGCTGTTTTTGCGTACCCGGCGTGAAAGCCTGGATCCACAGCGTCTTGGCCTGCCACGGAGCGGACGCCGCCGCACGCCTGGCCTTCGCCGTGAAGAGGTGGCGCTGCTCGCCGACATCGGCGTGACCTGGTATACCTGGCTTGAACAGGGGCGAGAAGTGAATCCTTCCTCCAGCGCTATGGCGGCAATTGCCACCGCGCTGCAGTGTTCCCCGGCGGAAACCCGCCACCTGTTTATCCTGGCCGGCCTTCCCCCTTCCGAAGCACCCGCTGCCGCTCAGTGTGAGGGGCTAAGCCCCGCCGCGCGCCGCATGCTTGATGCGTTAATGCCTAATCCGGCCAGTATTCAGAAGCCCAACTTCGATATCCTTGGCTACAACTCGCATTTTTGTCAGCTGATGGGCGTTAATCTCGACAACGAACCGCCCGAACATCGCAACTGCATATATCAGTATCTGACGAATGAAACCTGGCGCAGCCGGGTAGACTGTAACGAGGACGTATTACCCAAGTTTGTTGGCTGGTTCCGCGCGGGGATCACCGAGCATCGCGGTGACCCGCGCTGGGAAGCTCTTCTGGAATCGTTTTTCGTCGCCTCTCCGGCTTTTAAAACGCTCTGGGAGCAGCGCTACGAAATCCGTAATATCGAGAACCATATTAAGCAGTATACCCACCCGCAAATTGGTACCTTCGGCATGCAGCAGGTCAACTGGTACTCCGCGCCTCGGGATGGTTCAAGGCTGCTGGTCTATCTGCCGATAGATGAACCGGGCGAGCGGGCTTTACGTCTCTTTTCACAGTCCAGCGGAGCCTGA
- a CDS encoding MFS transporter, giving the protein MNNSPVSPGRAGLVLLLTGQMLPLIDTSITNVALDSITQSLGTTPTQLELIVALYGVAFAVSLAVGSKLGDNHGRRRTLLWGVALFGIASLLCGISGSVTELLAARTLQGVGAALIVPQILATLHVTLKGTAHARAISLYGGIGGIAFIIGQMGGGWLVSADIAGLGWRNAFFINVPICLLVLVLSRFYIPETRSESHSRIDWQGTVTLALMLCCLLFPMALGPDLHWPWPMQLMLVATLPLGYLMRVGALSQQQRGLQPLLPPRLLKLGSIRFGLLIALLFFTCWSGFMFCMALTLQSGMGMAPWQSGNSFIAMGISYFVSAWFAPRLIVRHSLSTILLSGIAIQVVGLLGLIFTLYHFGTHASPLAIAPATLVTGYGQALIVNSFYRIGMRDIDLNDAGAASAILSTLQQSALGLGPAVLGALFLHLQRQSGDYSVAMIGFLAAEIVMMLALAVAAVTRRQLLSGVKVSLR; this is encoded by the coding sequence ATGAATAATTCGCCTGTTTCACCCGGTCGTGCTGGCCTGGTGCTGCTGTTGACGGGCCAGATGTTGCCGTTGATTGACACCTCTATTACCAACGTGGCGCTGGACTCAATCACCCAGTCCCTCGGCACCACGCCAACTCAGCTGGAGCTTATCGTTGCGCTTTACGGCGTTGCCTTTGCCGTAAGCCTGGCGGTGGGCAGCAAGCTGGGTGATAACCACGGCCGCCGCAGAACCCTGCTGTGGGGCGTGGCGCTGTTCGGCATTGCTTCATTACTGTGCGGGATTTCCGGCTCGGTCACCGAGCTTCTGGCCGCACGTACCCTGCAAGGCGTTGGGGCTGCGCTGATTGTGCCGCAAATCCTGGCTACGCTGCACGTCACGCTTAAGGGCACCGCTCACGCCCGCGCCATCAGCCTGTATGGCGGCATTGGCGGGATTGCTTTTATTATCGGTCAAATGGGCGGCGGCTGGCTGGTATCGGCGGATATTGCCGGCCTGGGCTGGCGTAATGCGTTCTTTATCAACGTGCCTATTTGCCTGTTAGTGCTGGTGTTGAGCCGCTTTTATATTCCTGAAACTCGCAGCGAAAGCCATTCGCGCATCGACTGGCAGGGCACCGTCACGCTTGCCCTGATGCTTTGCTGCCTGCTGTTCCCGATGGCGCTTGGCCCCGATCTGCACTGGCCGTGGCCGATGCAGCTGATGCTGGTGGCCACGCTGCCGTTGGGTTACCTGATGCGCGTCGGAGCGCTAAGCCAGCAACAGCGTGGGCTACAGCCGCTGTTGCCGCCAAGGCTGTTGAAGCTGGGTAGCATACGGTTTGGCCTGCTTATCGCGCTGCTGTTCTTTACCTGCTGGTCGGGCTTTATGTTCTGTATGGCGCTGACGCTGCAGTCGGGAATGGGCATGGCGCCGTGGCAGTCCGGGAACAGCTTTATTGCGATGGGCATTTCTTATTTTGTTTCAGCGTGGTTTGCGCCGAGGCTTATCGTGCGCCATTCGCTCAGCACTATTCTACTGAGCGGGATCGCGATTCAGGTTGTGGGCCTGCTGGGGCTGATATTTACGCTCTACCATTTTGGCACCCACGCCAGCCCGCTGGCTATTGCGCCTGCCACGCTGGTGACCGGCTACGGGCAGGCGCTGATTGTGAACAGCTTCTATCGTATCGGCATGCGCGATATCGACCTGAACGATGCCGGAGCGGCAAGCGCCATACTGAGCACCTTGCAGCAATCGGCCCTGGGGCTTGGGCCTGCCGTGCTGGGGGCATTGTTCCTGCATCTGCAGCGCCAAAGCGGGGATTACTCGGTGGCAATGATAGGCTTCCTGGCCGCTGAAATTGTGATGATGCTGGCGCTTGCCGTGGCGGCCGTCACCCGCCGTCAGCTTTTATCCGGCGTGAAAGTCTCTTTAAGATAA
- a CDS encoding helix-turn-helix domain-containing protein, with product MSDPASVAVVASDMAHLRGDDVTFHRHLQGQLSVTLAGTLRLQTESGWWLATPGNGIWVPPGELHRALYTERSRLINLRFRQGLEQQLPQHCSLIVASNLLTELAKEALAVQRGSGEQLELIAQLMHFQLRKQVLKTDLFVPEGNDKRLKQITGLLREAPACNKTLEQLASLAFTSPRTLARLFENETGMSFTRWRERMRVISSVEKLIGGEPITRVAYDMGYQSASSFTTAFTRIIGMPPGRYLKETFTPDKS from the coding sequence ATGTCAGATCCCGCATCCGTCGCCGTTGTAGCTTCCGACATGGCGCATCTCCGGGGTGACGATGTGACTTTTCACCGCCATTTGCAGGGGCAGCTTAGCGTCACGCTGGCGGGCACCCTTCGACTGCAAACCGAATCAGGCTGGTGGCTGGCAACGCCCGGCAACGGCATCTGGGTGCCGCCGGGCGAACTTCACCGCGCGCTGTACACCGAGCGCTCGCGGCTGATTAACCTGCGTTTCAGACAAGGATTGGAACAGCAGCTTCCGCAGCACTGTTCCCTTATCGTCGCCTCAAATTTGCTGACCGAGCTTGCAAAAGAGGCATTAGCCGTTCAGCGGGGATCTGGCGAACAGCTAGAGCTCATCGCCCAACTGATGCATTTTCAACTGCGCAAGCAGGTGCTGAAAACAGACTTGTTCGTGCCTGAAGGAAACGATAAGCGCCTGAAGCAAATAACCGGCCTGCTCAGGGAAGCCCCTGCCTGTAATAAGACGCTCGAGCAGCTAGCCTCGTTAGCCTTCACCAGCCCAAGAACGCTGGCGCGACTGTTTGAAAACGAAACCGGGATGAGCTTCACGCGCTGGAGAGAGAGAATGCGGGTTATCAGTTCGGTGGAGAAATTAATCGGCGGCGAACCGATAACACGGGTGGCCTATGATATGGGCTATCAAAGCGCCAGCAGCTTTACCACTGCTTTTACCCGCATTATCGGCATGCCGCCGGGACGTTATCTTAAAGAGACTTTCACGCCGGATAAAAGCTGA
- a CDS encoding NADPH-dependent FMN reductase: MKTLRFVGIAGSLRNDSASRALLNSISEMLPEQSHFTALDIGAMEHYCQDLEKGELPESVATARRLVAEADAVIVTVPEYNHGMPGVLKNALDWLSRPVRASCMMDKYVFFVSQSTGALGGVRAQYQLRETLASMLCNMVPLPEMAVSFANQKTENGRLTDPVTAEYIRRQLNVFIKVVEQNSTNR; the protein is encoded by the coding sequence ATGAAAACATTACGTTTCGTAGGTATTGCAGGCAGTCTGCGCAATGACTCAGCTTCCCGCGCGTTGCTGAACAGCATTAGCGAAATGCTGCCGGAGCAGAGCCACTTTACTGCACTTGATATCGGTGCCATGGAACATTACTGCCAGGACCTGGAAAAGGGTGAATTGCCCGAGTCCGTGGCGACCGCCCGGCGGTTGGTGGCAGAGGCCGATGCGGTGATCGTTACCGTACCGGAATACAACCACGGCATGCCCGGCGTGCTGAAAAATGCGCTCGACTGGCTTTCACGGCCGGTCAGAGCCAGCTGCATGATGGACAAATACGTCTTTTTTGTGTCGCAATCTACCGGCGCGCTCGGCGGCGTCAGGGCGCAATATCAGCTGCGTGAAACGCTGGCTTCCATGCTGTGTAATATGGTGCCTTTGCCGGAGATGGCCGTCAGTTTTGCCAATCAGAAAACGGAGAACGGGCGCTTAACCGATCCGGTAACGGCGGAGTATATTCGCCGCCAGCTGAACGTCTTTATAAAGGTGGTTGAGCAAAATAGCACAAACCGCTAA